In Paralcaligenes sp. KSB-10, the following are encoded in one genomic region:
- a CDS encoding tripartite tricarboxylate transporter TctB family protein, giving the protein MQLKHKQDFWSGIMFVALGAGFALGATSYSMGTAARMGPGYFPFWLGICMAVLGALVTVSALAAKAEKSEIEKFDWRIALVVIGSVALCGIVLNFLGVYISVFLLVFLSSFASHEFNWKVAVANGFFLVIFVWLAFIKGLGLIFPLWPSFLSN; this is encoded by the coding sequence AACAGGACTTCTGGTCCGGAATTATGTTTGTCGCCCTGGGTGCGGGGTTTGCCCTGGGTGCGACAAGTTATTCAATGGGCACCGCAGCCCGAATGGGCCCCGGCTACTTTCCCTTCTGGCTGGGTATCTGCATGGCTGTGCTTGGTGCGCTGGTAACAGTAAGTGCCCTGGCAGCCAAGGCCGAAAAATCGGAAATCGAGAAATTCGACTGGAGAATCGCCCTCGTCGTCATAGGCTCGGTTGCCTTATGCGGAATCGTGCTGAATTTCCTGGGTGTCTACATTTCTGTCTTTCTGCTGGTTTTTCTCAGCAGCTTTGCCAGCCACGAATTCAACTGGAAAGTTGCGGTAGCCAACGGGTTCTTCCTGGTGATTTTCGTCTGGCTGGCATTCATCAAGGGCTTGGGTTTGATCTTCCCCTTGTGGCCCAGCTTTCTAAGCAACTGA